The Gracilibacillus caseinilyticus genome segment GAATCGCTTACTTTTATAATGGTCTTTTAATACAACCCGCTTTCGTGCAACACGTTTGGCTTCTGCTATCGTATGCTCTGTTATCGCTTCCGTTATGGATCTGGAACGCAACCCTTTTATCCCATCGGAAGTGTCTATTCTTTCCTCGAACATCGGATCAAAATAAATGACATCATAAGCATTTGTCTCCGTGTGCTGCAGAAATTGTAAATGCATTGCATGCTTTACTTCGATTTGTTTCATAGCAGTATTAATTGCCGCATTAGCAGATTGATAATGTTGCAGCCCCTCCTTAACTAACAGATATAATGGAAAGCTTCCTTCCACACCTGTCACTACACCGCTTGGACCGACAGCAATACTTGCGATGATTGCATCTGACGCTAGACCTAATGTACAGTCCAAATAAGACATTCCGGATCTTAGCCCTGTTGCCTGAATAAATGGATCCCCTTCACCTTTTAGTAACCGTTTTGCCCGCACCATTGCCATATTAGGATGAAAAAAGACATCCGTTTGCAGTTCTTGAGGAGATAGGTTTAATCGATTTTTCCCTACCACCAGCACATCTGTGTGATACCGCTTTTTTAACTGCTCTACCGATACGCCTTTCCGTTCGACATATGGGAAGTGATATTGCTCTGCTAATACTTGTGCTTCTCGGATAAAAATGTCAGTAGTTCGACCTGCTGTAGTGATAATCATCTGGATCCCCTTATTCGTGAAAAAGAGGTATTATCGATGATAATACCTCTTTCACCAGTCTTATTAAAATATATTTTGTAAATTTGGCACAACTTGTTTCTTACGAGACACTACGCCCTTTAAAGTAGCAGTCGAATCATCTAAGGTCACATCAAATGCTTCTGCTACTTTATCGCCAGCTTCACCCACTGTTAACACAACCGAATCGTTATTTAAAATGTCCGTAATTAAAAATACAAATAGCTTCAAGCCTTTGTCTGCTACTGTTTTTTCAATAACAGGCTCAATTTCGCTTCTCAATGAAAGGACATCATTGATATCTACCGTGTTGACTTGAGCGATTTCTACTTTGTTACCATTCATATCGAATTCTTTTGCATCAAGACTAATTAATTCTTGGGGCGTCTTATCGCTGAGATCAGCACCAGCTTTTAACATGTCAAGACCATAGCTATCCGCATCTACACCAGCAATTTCAGCTAATTCTTTAGCAGCTGCAACATCCTGGTCCGTACATGTTGGAGATTTAAATAATAAAGAATCAGAAATAATAGCAGAAAGCATCAAGCCTGCAGTTTCTTTTTTGATCTCTACATTATGTTCTTTATAGATTTTATTTAGAATAGTCGCTGTACAGCCAACTGGTTCCGCACGATAGTACAATGGATCATTTGTTTCAAAATTGGCAATACGGTGATGATCAATTACTTCTAATACTTGAACACGATCAATATCTTCCGCACTTTGCTGACTTTCGTTATGGTCAACCAAAATTACCTGATCGACTTCATCAGACACGTTTTCCACCATACGTGGTGCTGCTTGTTTAAAGTAGTCTAAAGCAAATTGTGTTTCCCCGTTCACTTCACCAAGTCGAACAGCTTCTACATCTTCCCCTAAAGCCGTCTTTAATTCGGCATAAGCAATTGCTGAACAGATCGTATCTGTATCCGGATTTTTGTGTCCAAAAATTAATGTGTTTGCCATGTCTCATACTCCTTTATTTACCATATATTTATATCCAACCCCATTATACAGGAATTGTTGCAAAAGAAAAATAATTTACTTAATTTGTCCAGTACCATGTAACAAATATTTTGTAGAGGTTAAGGCTTCTAGTCCCATAGGCCCTCGGGCATGCAGTTTTTGAGTACTGATTCCTATTTCCGCACCAAAACCGAATTCAAATCCATCGGTAAATCTGGTGGAAGAATTATGGTAAACTGCAGCAGCATCAACTTGATTCATAAATGTCACAACATGTTCTTCATCTTCAGAAATAATCGATTCAGAATGACTGGTACCGTAATGATTAATATGCTCAATTGCTTCATCTAGCTTATCAACGACTTTGATTGCTACGATTTTATCTAAATATTCCGTACCATAATCTTCGTCCGTTACTGCAATTACATGATCAGCAGCCTGCTGTG includes the following:
- a CDS encoding class I SAM-dependent methyltransferase, with the protein product MIITTAGRTTDIFIREAQVLAEQYHFPYVERKGVSVEQLKKRYHTDVLVVGKNRLNLSPQELQTDVFFHPNMAMVRAKRLLKGEGDPFIQATGLRSGMSYLDCTLGLASDAIIASIAVGPSGVVTGVEGSFPLYLLVKEGLQHYQSANAAINTAMKQIEVKHAMHLQFLQHTETNAYDVIYFDPMFEERIDTSDGIKGLRSRSITEAITEHTIAEAKRVARKRVVLKDHYKSKRFAEFGFEQQIRKTALFHYGVIDVY
- a CDS encoding manganese-dependent inorganic pyrophosphatase, which produces MANTLIFGHKNPDTDTICSAIAYAELKTALGEDVEAVRLGEVNGETQFALDYFKQAAPRMVENVSDEVDQVILVDHNESQQSAEDIDRVQVLEVIDHHRIANFETNDPLYYRAEPVGCTATILNKIYKEHNVEIKKETAGLMLSAIISDSLLFKSPTCTDQDVAAAKELAEIAGVDADSYGLDMLKAGADLSDKTPQELISLDAKEFDMNGNKVEIAQVNTVDINDVLSLRSEIEPVIEKTVADKGLKLFVFLITDILNNDSVVLTVGEAGDKVAEAFDVTLDDSTATLKGVVSRKKQVVPNLQNIF